One Monomorium pharaonis isolate MP-MQ-018 chromosome 4, ASM1337386v2, whole genome shotgun sequence DNA segment encodes these proteins:
- the LOC105838906 gene encoding cysteine-rich hydrophobic domain-containing protein 2: MADFDAIYEEEEESEQHLEEHYVAMVPDPIVIRGAGNMTVFGLSNRFESEFPNGLMSRVAPEEFKATVMRVNSVLKKTLPVNVKWLFCGCVCCCCTLGCSLWPVICLSKRTQHSLNKLLEWENSRLYHKLGLHWRLAKQRCDSSSMMEYVLLIEFIPKIPIYRPD; encoded by the exons ATGGCGGACTTCGACGCGATCtacgaggaggaggaggagagcgAGCAGCACCTGGAGGAGCACTACGTCGCAATGGTACCGGACCCGATCGTGATCCGCGGGGCTGGCAACATGACGGT atTTGGTCTCAGTAATCGCTTTGAGTCGGAATTTCCCAATGGCCTCATGTCTCGCGTGGCTCCAGAAGAATTTAAGGCGACTGTTATGAGGGTGAACAGTGTGTTAAAAAAGACTTTACCTGTTAACGTTAAGTGGTTATTCTGCGGTTGTGTGTGCTGTTGCTGTACCCTAGGATGTTCTCTGTGGCCTGTTATTTGCTTGAGCAAAAGG acTCAGCAttcattaaacaaattattagagTGGGAAAATAGCAGACTCTATCATAAGCTTGGGTTGCATTGGAGGCTGGCAAAACAAAGATGCGACAGCTCCTCCATGATGGAATAT gttcttttaattgaatttattccAAAGATTCCAATATACAGGCCCGACTAA
- the LOC105838898 gene encoding chymotrypsin-like protease CTRL-1: protein MERIAGGSYANEGQFPFMAVVHRLIDGRRVAQCGGTIISERWVLTAGHCIAKFPRRFFVIFGIVDKTGIGYDVNRGPGVSMMTSRAHVHPNYFFSKNDIGLLHMPKDIPFSEKIQPIHLAGPKEGKVMADTMAYVVGWGRDGFGRTGIKKLKYALMPLISKRECVSYWRVDYRNICTEPGLGKNACQGDSGGPLFVMKDDRPLQIGIVSYGDANCPSSRPGVYTRVAAFAEWIRRVTGVEFE, encoded by the exons ATGGAGAGGATAGCCGGCGGAAGTTACGCGAATGAAGGTCAATTTCCGTTCATGGCCGTGGTGCATCGATTGATCGATGGTAGGAGAGTTGCTCAGTGCGGCGGTACTATAATTTCGGAAAGATGGGTGCTGACCGCGGGGCACTGCATCGCGAAGTTCCCGCGAAGGTTCTTCGTGATATTTGGAATCGTTGACAAGACCGGAATCGGTTACGACGTGAACCGGGGACCCGGAGTCTCGATGATGACTTCACGGGCTCATGTACATCCCAACTATTTCTTCAGCAAGAACGATATCGGACTATTGCACATGCCGAAAGATATTCCCTTTTCag AAAAAATTCAACCGATACATCTGGCTGGACCGAAGGAGGGTAAAGTTATGGCCGACACGATGGCCTATGTGGTTGGATGGGGTCGCGATGGCTTCGGTCGCACAGGTATCAAGAAACTCAAGTACGCCCTAATGCCGTTAATTTCAAAACGCGAGTGCGTCTCGTACTGGAGAGTGGACTACAGAAATATATGCACGGAACCGGGACTTGGGAAGAACGCGTGCCAG GGTGACAGCGGGGGTCCTCTTTTCGTAATGAAGGATGATCGACCACTACAAATTGGTATTGTTAGCTACGGAGACGCAAACTGTCCGAGCAGTAGACCCGGAGTATATACTAGAGTGGCGGCATTTGCGGAATGGATCCGACGTGTCACTGGAGTAGAATTCGAATAA